From one Eucalyptus grandis isolate ANBG69807.140 chromosome 9, ASM1654582v1, whole genome shotgun sequence genomic stretch:
- the LOC120288050 gene encoding uncharacterized protein C594.04c-like codes for MGRNLKNALLAFVAPLPSILFYLAFLKHVGSAPVGDGGDGGDGGLSPLWSWCLHHPFLLANALFFFNVNVLFWVIGQIQSSHWIIDPYWTVIPVMLTHYYATHPLGQYNWWRSRILMVMTWAWALRLSHNYFRREKWQWGAREDWRFTEMRAQYGKNWWWVSFFAIYVSQQVFLLGVCLPTYVVHSVDKPLNVWDFVAVLVSVSGIVVAYFADTQLHDFVSRNEELKELGKPAVLTLDEGLWHYSRHPNYFGEQLWWWGLVIFAWNLGQGWTMVGALINSLCLAYVTGLVEKRMLKKTHRAEAYRHYQKTTSVWIPWFKASDQSGKDKTT; via the exons ATGGGTCGCAACCTCAAGAACGCCCTCCTCGCCTTCGTCGCTCCTCTCCCCTCCATCCTCTTCTACTTGGCCTTCCTCAAACACGTTGGCTCCGCCCCCGTcggcgatggcggcgacggcggcgacggcggcctctcTCCTCTCTGGAGCTGGTGCCTTCACCACCCTTTTCTCTTGGCCAacgccctcttcttcttcaacgtCAACGTCCTCTTCTGGGTCATCGGTCAAATTCAGTCTAGCCACTGG ATCATAGATCCTTACTGGACGGTGATTCCCGTCATGCTGACGCATTACTATGCCACCCACCCTCTGGGGCAGTACAACTGGTGGAGATCCAGGATTCTGATGGTGATGACGTGGGCGTGGGCCTTGAGGCTCTCCCACAACTACTTCAGGCGTGAGAAATGGCAGTGGGGTGCTCGGGAAGACTGGAGATTCACCGAGATGCGCGCGCAGTATGGCAAGAACTGGTGGTGGGTCTCCTTCTTCGCCATCTACGTCTCTCAGCAG GTTTTCCTACTTGGAGTGTGTCTCCCGACGTATGTCGTACACTCGGTGGACAAGCCCCTGAATGTTTGGGATTTTGTGGCTGTTCTTGTCTCGGTTAGCGGCATCGTCGTGGCCTACTTTGCCGATACTCAGCTTCATGACTTTGTCTCTAGAAATGAGGAGCTGAAAGAGCTGGGGAAGCCCGCGGTGCTCACTCTTGACGAGGGCTTGTGGCACTACTCGAGACACCCGAACTACTTCGGCGAGCAGCTGTGGTGGTGGGGACTAGTCATATTTGCGTGGAACCTGGGACAGGGATGGACAATGGTCGGCGCGCTGATCAATAGTCTGTGCTTAGCTTACGTGACCGGGCTTGTCGAAAAGCGGATGTTGAAGAAGACTCACAGGGCTGAAGCTTACAGGCATTATCAGAAAACTACATCTGTATGGATCCCTTGGTTCAAGGCATCCGATCAGTCTGGAAAGGACAAGACCACTTGA
- the LOC104419970 gene encoding membralin-like protein At1g60995 isoform X2: MDPEQTFIRVQERFSQILTPRLRAALEYVYLFIAVTLFCILVVMHANYVQQPGCSSEFTGVKTADAQLFHIKITSVGLWSQNEIALDRRDLPDSGHAEGKVEVQNVDGKGLTLLAAKYWLNWIVSGVRQGKLVLKFWKTDNELSDHQAETFPSSQNSRKWCRRLSFIWRLVKQIVGGFWKLWNIAGVHFNIDIPRWLHILHLDRINSYAVQLIEKRIKAFEPTYLYTMEKGYFLLPENAKTEHNIRTVNISISAQHPCFGNRWQQLLINRFVGYDTILMNSLLNSSKQGYLYNYQTKEFFNLSYAHEPPEGPARFGDYFVTKCGVLMMSLFVFFTTTMSVSFTLRETQTRMLKFTVQLQHHARRRLPTFQLIFVHVIESLVFVPIMIGILFFLFEFYDDQLLAFMVLILVWLCELFTLISVRTPISMKFFPRFFLLYFLVFHIYFFSYSYGFSYLALSTTAAFMQHLILYFWNRFEVPALQRFMQNRRSQLQQHPDFHITSSTILASTFHITRLNTRNAGPANADMMTGAGPGQRPGLDLTTQANTMRNSFGLQDQAETDNAVQPDLRPAEGAANPGTMNSFSSLLLWILGGASSEGLNSIFSMFRDVRDQGQVYADSPRHENRATPDTQ; encoded by the exons CCTGGCTGTTCTAGTGAGTTCACTGGAGTCAAAACAGCAGATGCCCAACTCTTTCATATCAAG ATAACCAGTGTCGGCTTGTGGTCACAAAATGAGATTGCATTGGACAGGAGAGATCTTCCTGATTCTGGACATGCAGAGGGCAAAGTTGAAGTTCAGAATGTAGATGGAAAGGGATTGACACTTCTGGCTGCAAAGTATTGGTTAAACTGGATTGTCTCAGGTGTTAGACAGGGCAAACTAGTCTTAAAGTTCTGGAAGACTGACAATGAGCTATCTGACCATCAAGCAGAAACTTTTCCTAGCAGCCAGAATTCTAG GAAATGGTGTAGACGTCTCTCGTTCATATGGAGACTTGTCAAACAAATTGTTGGAGGTTTCTGGAAGTTGTGG AATATTGCAGGTGTGCACTTCAACATCGACATACCCAGGTGGTTGCACATACTTCATCTAGATAGGATCAACTCATATGCAG TGCAGTTGATTGAAAAGAGAATTAAAGCTTTTGAACCAACATACCTATACACCATGGAAAAG GGATATTTTCTGCTACCCGAAAATGCGAAGACTGAGCACAACATTCGTACGGTGAATATCAGCATATCAGCTCAACATCCTTGCTTTGGCAACAG GTGGCAGCAACTTCTGATAAACAGATTTGTTGGATATGATACCATTTTGATGAATAGTTTGTTGAACTCTTCCAAACAAG GTTACCTGTACAATTACCAGACCAAGGAGTTCTTCAATCTTAGTTATGCGCACGAACCTCCGGAAGGTCCTGCGAGATTTGGAG ACTATTTTGTGACGAAGTGTGGAGTGCTTATGATGTCTCTGTTCGTTTTTTTCACAACCACAATGTCCGTATCATTCACACTGAGAGAGACACAAACCCGAATGCTGAAATTCACAG TGCAGCTTCAACATCATGCAAGACGTCGGCTTCCTACATTTCAACTGATATTTGTGCATGTCATAGAATCCCTTGTCTTTGTACCG ATCATGATTGGGATTCTCTTTTTCCTGTTCGAGTTTTATGATGACCAGCTATTGGCTTTCATGGTGTTAATTCTCGTGTGGTTATGTGAACTATTTACACTCataag TGTCCGCACGCCAATATCAATGAAGTTCTTTCCTCGGTTTTTCCTGCTCTATTTCCTGgttttccatatttatttcttttcctattcttATG GTTTTTCATACTTGGCACTCTCTACGACGGCAGCATTCATGCAGCATCTAATCttatatttctggaacagatttgAG GTCCCTGCTCTACAAAGGTTTATGCAAAATCGGCGGTCACAGCTTCAACAGCACCCAGACTTCCACATCACCTCCTCCACAATTCTCGCATCAACTTTTCACATCACCAGACTAAACACTAGGAATGCGGGTCCAGCTAATGCAGACATGATGACTGGAGCTGGTCCTGGGCAGAGACCTGGATTAGATCTAACCACACAGGCAAATACCATGCGCAACAGTTTCGGGCTTCAGGATCAGGCGGAAACTGACAATGCTGTACAGCCCGACCTACGCCCAGCAGAGGGGGCTGCCAACCCGGGAACTATGAACTCGTTTAGCTCTCTCTTGTTGTGGATATTAGGCGGTGCCTCTTCTGAAGGCCTCAACTCGATCTTTTCTATGTTCAGAGATGTGAGAGACCAAGGACAAGTTTATGCGGACTCCCCTAGGCATGAAAATCGCGCGACTCCAGATACTCAATAG
- the LOC104419970 gene encoding membralin-like protein At1g60995 isoform X1, which translates to MDPEQTFIRVQERFSQILTPRLRAALEYVYLFIAVTLFCILVVMHANYVQQPGCSSEFTGVKTADAQLFHIKITSVGLWSQNEIALDRRDLPDSGHAEGKVEVQNVDGKGLTLLAAKYWLNWIVSGVRQGKLVLKFWKTDNELSDHQAETFPSSQNSRSADDEAIARTDKEESRYSFPLSAKETFKAAIAHFGRKWCRRLSFIWRLVKQIVGGFWKLWNIAGVHFNIDIPRWLHILHLDRINSYAVQLIEKRIKAFEPTYLYTMEKGYFLLPENAKTEHNIRTVNISISAQHPCFGNRWQQLLINRFVGYDTILMNSLLNSSKQGYLYNYQTKEFFNLSYAHEPPEGPARFGDYFVTKCGVLMMSLFVFFTTTMSVSFTLRETQTRMLKFTVQLQHHARRRLPTFQLIFVHVIESLVFVPIMIGILFFLFEFYDDQLLAFMVLILVWLCELFTLISVRTPISMKFFPRFFLLYFLVFHIYFFSYSYGFSYLALSTTAAFMQHLILYFWNRFEVPALQRFMQNRRSQLQQHPDFHITSSTILASTFHITRLNTRNAGPANADMMTGAGPGQRPGLDLTTQANTMRNSFGLQDQAETDNAVQPDLRPAEGAANPGTMNSFSSLLLWILGGASSEGLNSIFSMFRDVRDQGQVYADSPRHENRATPDTQ; encoded by the exons CCTGGCTGTTCTAGTGAGTTCACTGGAGTCAAAACAGCAGATGCCCAACTCTTTCATATCAAG ATAACCAGTGTCGGCTTGTGGTCACAAAATGAGATTGCATTGGACAGGAGAGATCTTCCTGATTCTGGACATGCAGAGGGCAAAGTTGAAGTTCAGAATGTAGATGGAAAGGGATTGACACTTCTGGCTGCAAAGTATTGGTTAAACTGGATTGTCTCAGGTGTTAGACAGGGCAAACTAGTCTTAAAGTTCTGGAAGACTGACAATGAGCTATCTGACCATCAAGCAGAAACTTTTCCTAGCAGCCAGAATTCTAGGTCAGCAGATGATGAAGCAATTGCCAGAACTGATAAAGAAGAGTCTCGGTATAGCTTTCCTTTATCTGCCAAGGAAACATTTAAAGCTGCAATTGCTCACTTCGGCAGGAAATGGTGTAGACGTCTCTCGTTCATATGGAGACTTGTCAAACAAATTGTTGGAGGTTTCTGGAAGTTGTGG AATATTGCAGGTGTGCACTTCAACATCGACATACCCAGGTGGTTGCACATACTTCATCTAGATAGGATCAACTCATATGCAG TGCAGTTGATTGAAAAGAGAATTAAAGCTTTTGAACCAACATACCTATACACCATGGAAAAG GGATATTTTCTGCTACCCGAAAATGCGAAGACTGAGCACAACATTCGTACGGTGAATATCAGCATATCAGCTCAACATCCTTGCTTTGGCAACAG GTGGCAGCAACTTCTGATAAACAGATTTGTTGGATATGATACCATTTTGATGAATAGTTTGTTGAACTCTTCCAAACAAG GTTACCTGTACAATTACCAGACCAAGGAGTTCTTCAATCTTAGTTATGCGCACGAACCTCCGGAAGGTCCTGCGAGATTTGGAG ACTATTTTGTGACGAAGTGTGGAGTGCTTATGATGTCTCTGTTCGTTTTTTTCACAACCACAATGTCCGTATCATTCACACTGAGAGAGACACAAACCCGAATGCTGAAATTCACAG TGCAGCTTCAACATCATGCAAGACGTCGGCTTCCTACATTTCAACTGATATTTGTGCATGTCATAGAATCCCTTGTCTTTGTACCG ATCATGATTGGGATTCTCTTTTTCCTGTTCGAGTTTTATGATGACCAGCTATTGGCTTTCATGGTGTTAATTCTCGTGTGGTTATGTGAACTATTTACACTCataag TGTCCGCACGCCAATATCAATGAAGTTCTTTCCTCGGTTTTTCCTGCTCTATTTCCTGgttttccatatttatttcttttcctattcttATG GTTTTTCATACTTGGCACTCTCTACGACGGCAGCATTCATGCAGCATCTAATCttatatttctggaacagatttgAG GTCCCTGCTCTACAAAGGTTTATGCAAAATCGGCGGTCACAGCTTCAACAGCACCCAGACTTCCACATCACCTCCTCCACAATTCTCGCATCAACTTTTCACATCACCAGACTAAACACTAGGAATGCGGGTCCAGCTAATGCAGACATGATGACTGGAGCTGGTCCTGGGCAGAGACCTGGATTAGATCTAACCACACAGGCAAATACCATGCGCAACAGTTTCGGGCTTCAGGATCAGGCGGAAACTGACAATGCTGTACAGCCCGACCTACGCCCAGCAGAGGGGGCTGCCAACCCGGGAACTATGAACTCGTTTAGCTCTCTCTTGTTGTGGATATTAGGCGGTGCCTCTTCTGAAGGCCTCAACTCGATCTTTTCTATGTTCAGAGATGTGAGAGACCAAGGACAAGTTTATGCGGACTCCCCTAGGCATGAAAATCGCGCGACTCCAGATACTCAATAG